GCAGGTGCTGCTCCGCCAGACGGCGGTCGGGCTCAACTATCTCGACACCTATCACCGCGACGGCACTTACCCCGTTCCGCTGCCGAGCGGCCTCGGGGTCGAATCGGCGGGCGAGATCGTTGCGGTCGGCGAAGGCGTCCATGGCCTCCGGCCCGGCGACCGCGCCGCGACCTTCGGTCCCGAACGCTCCGCCTATGCCAGCGCGCGGATTGTCGGCGCGGCCTCGCTGTTCAAGCTGCCCGCGACCATCGACGACGAAACCGCGGCCGCCGCGCTGCTCAAGGCGTGCACGGTCGAGATGCTCGTCGAACGCTGCGCCAAGGTCGAGGCGGGCTGGCCGGTCCTCGTCCACGCCGCCGCCGGTGGCGTCGGGCTGATCCTCGTCCAGTGGCTGAAAGCCGTCGGCGCCACGGTGATCGGCACCGTCAGCACCGAAGCCAAGGCGCATGCTGCGCGCGAAGCCGGCGCCGACCATGTGCTGATGTACAAAAGCGACGATGTCGCGGCGCATGTTCGCGAGATCACCGATGGTCAGGGCGTTCCCGTGACCTTCGACGGCATCGGCATGGCGACGTGGGATGTGTCGCTGAAAGCCACCGCGCGGCGCGGGCTGATCGTCAGCTATGGCAATGCCGGCGGCCCGGTGACCGGCGTCAACCTCGGCATCCTCGCCCAGCACGGCTCACAGTTCGTCACCCGGCCGACGCTGTTCGACTATTACCACCTGCCCGGCGAACGTGCCGCGGGTGCCGACCGGGTGTTTGAGATGATCGGCTCGGGCGCGGTGAAGGTCACCATCGGCCAGCGCTATTCGCTCGAGGATGCAGCGCGTGCGCATGCCGATCTGCAGGCCGGACGGACGACGGGGTCAACGTTGCTGATTCCGGAACAACCCTGACCCGTTCGCGTCGAGCGAAGTCGAGACGCCCATCGGCCCCGCGCGCGCTCACGGCATCTCGACTTCGCTCGATGCGAACGGGAATTATTGGCCAGTTTACGCCTTCAACCGCGCCGCATGCCAGGCGACATGCTCGCCAAGGAAGGTCGAGATGAAATAATAGCTGTGGTCGTACCCCGGCTGCATGCGGATTTCGACCTTCTGCCCCGCACGCTCGCACGCCTCGACCAGCAGTTCGGTCTTCAGTTGTTCGGCAAGGAAATTGTCGGCGTCGCCCTGATCGACGAGCAGGTCGGGCACCCGCGCCCCGCTCTCGATCAGCGCGCAGGCATCGTAAACGCGCCACGCTTCGCGGTCATCGCCAAGATAGTTGCCCAGCGCCTTTTCGCCCCACGGGCATTGCAGCGGCGCGACGATCGGCGAAAAGGCCGACACTGACTTGAAACGGTCGGGGGTGCGCAAGGCGACGGTCAGCGCGCCGTGCCCGCCCATCGAATGGCCGGTGATCCCCTGCCGCGTCATGTCGGCCGCAGCGAATTCGCGCAGCACCAGCGACGGCAGCTCGTCCTCGACATAGCTGCGCATGCGATAATTGGCGGCCCAGGGTTCCTCGGTCGCATCGACGTAGAAACCGGCGCCCAGCCCGAAATCCCACGCCGCTTCGGGATCGTCGGGCACGCCCTCGCCACGCGGGCTGGTATCGGGCGCGACGAAGATGATGCCATGTTCGGCGCAGGCGGCGCGATATTCGCCCTTTTCCATCACATTGGCGTGGGTGCAGGTCAGCCCCGACAGATACCAGAGCACCGGCAGCTTCGCACCCTTTTCATGGTCGGGGACGAAGACCGCAAAGGTCATGTCGGTGCCGGTCGTCGTGCTCTTGTGCTTGTACACGCCCTGCGTGCCGCCGTGGCTGCGGTTGGTCGAGAGAGTTTCGATGGTCATGGGACTTCCTGCATGGGGATAGGTGCGACGAGCGGGTCATGGCCCCAGTGACGCAGCAGATCGAGGATCGCCGCGCCCGGGAGGCCGAGCGTCGCGGTGTTGCGGAGCGGGTGGACATTGACCTGTCCGGCCAGCGCCAACGTCGCATCGAGCACGACGGTGATGCTTCCCGGCGGCGCGTTGATCGCGGCCATCGGCGTCACCGACCCGGGCGCGATGCCGAGCAGCCGTTCCATATCCTCGGCCTTGCCGAAGCTGACGCGCTTGCTGCCGATCGCCGCGGGCAGCGCCTTCAGGTCGACGCGCGCGTCGGACGCGACGGTCACCAGCCAAAAGGCGCCGCCGGCATCCTTCAGGAACAGGTTTTTGGTGTGCGCCCCGGCCATGACGCCATAAAGTTCTTCGCTGTCGGCCACGGTGAACAGCGGCTTATGCTCAAGCTCGACGAAGGGGATCGCAAGCGATTGAAGGTCGGATCGCAATCCCGCTTCGCCACGCATCATTCCATTACCTCAAACGACGCGGTGCAGCGCGCACAGCTTGTTGCCCGACGGATCGCGCAGATAAGCGAGATAGAGCTGGCCGAACCCGCCTTCGCGGATGCCCGGCGGATCTTCGATCGAGGTGCCGCCGTTGGCGACGCCCGCATCGTGCCAGGCCTTCGCCTGCTCGGGCCCTTCCATCGCAAAGCCGATCGTGCAGCCATTGCCGACCGTTGCCGGTTCGCCGTCGATCGGCGTGCCGACGAGGAACAGCCCGCCATTGTGCATATAGATCAGGCGTCCCTTGTCGTCCTGGATCGCCGGCTTGCCGCCGATCGCCTGGAAGGTCGCATCATAGAATTTCTTCGCGGCTTCGAGGTCGTTCGCCCCGACCATATTGTGACTGTACATCGCCTTTGCTCCTCCGGTTTTGGTTGCGAATCGGAACCTATCCTGCCCGCGTGCCTAACGGAAGACCACGGTCTTGCGGCCGTCGATCAAAACCCGTTGTTCGGCGACCCAGCGCACCGCGCGGGCCAGCACCTGCGCCTCGGTATCGCGGCCGATGCGGATGAGTTCGTCGACGCCGTCGCGATGATCGACGCGCTCGACCGCCTGTTCGATGATCGGCCCCTCGTCGAGGTCGCTCGTCACGAAATGAGCCGTCGCACCGATCAGCTTGACCCCGCGCTCCTGCGCCCGGTGATAGGGTTTCGCGCCCTTGAAGCCCGGCAGGAAGCTGTGATGAATGTTGATGCAGCGCCCCGACAGCTTGCTCGACAGATCCTGCGACAGCACCTGCATGTAGCGCGCCAACACCAGATATTCCGCCCCGCCGCGTGCCATAATGTCGAGGATCGCCGCCTCCTGGTCCGCCCGGTTCGCGTCGCTGACCGGCAGGTAGTGGAACGGCACGCCATGCCATTCGGACAGCCGCCGCTGCGCCTCGTGGTTCGACACGACGCCGACGATATCGATCGCGAGGTTGCCCGTCGACCAGCGGTGGAGCAGGTCGTTGAGACAATGGCTGCCCTGCGACACGGCGATCACGAAGCGCGGCTTGACCGCCGCATCGCTCAGCCGCGCGTCCATCGCGAAGCGCGCGATGACCGGCGCGAACGCCGCCTGCACCCCCGCAAAGTCGGCGGGAAAACGCTCGCCCGCGCCGCGAAACTCGACGCGCATGAAAAAGCGCCCCGAATCGAGGTCGGCATATTGCTGGCTGTCGAGGATGAAGCCGTCGCGCTCCGCGAGCAGCCCCGTCACGGCGGCCACGATGCCCACCGCATCGACACAGCTGAACGTCAGGACATAAGGTCCGGTCACATCATCACTCCCTCACCCGTCTTCCGCCGAGGCGCATGGCGGAAGACGGGCGTCGCGGGAAGGCGAAATCGTCAGAAAACGACGACGCTGCGAATGCTCTCGCCGGCATGCATCAGGTCGAAGCCCTTGTTGATCTCTTCGAGCCCCATGACGTGGGTGATCATCGGGTCGATCTCGATCTTGCCGGTCATGTACATGTCGACGATCTTCGGCACGTCGGTGCGGCCCTTGGCGCCGCCGAACGCGGTGCCGCGCCAGTTGCGCCCGGTGACCAGCTGGAACGGGCGCGTCGCGATCTCCTTGCCCGCTTCGGCGACGCCGATGATGATTGAGGTACCCCAGCCGCGGTGGCAGGCTTCCAATGCAATGCGCATCACTTCGGTATTGCCCGTCGCGTCGAAGGTATAGTCCGCGCCGCCGTCGGTCATCGCGACGATCATCGCGACGACATCCTCGCGGCTCATGCCCTTCGAGTTAAGGAAGTCGGTCATGCCGAACTTGCGGCCCCATTCCTCGCGGTCGGGGTTGATGTCGACGCCGATGATCTTGTCCGCGCCGGCGAGCCGCGCGCCCTGGATCACGTTGAGCCCGATGCCGCCGAGCCCGAAGACGACGACATTGTCGCCGACCTGGACCTTCGCGGTGTTGATGACTGCGCCGACGCCGGTGGTCACGCCGCAGCCGATGTAGCAGCTCGACTGGAACGGCGCGTCCTCACGGATCTTTGCAACCGCGATCTCGGGCAGCACGGTGAAGTTCGAAAAGGTCGAGCAGCCCATATAGTGGAAGATCGGCTGGCCGTTGTACGAAAAGCGCGTCGTGCCGTCGGGCATCAAGCCCTTGCCCTGCGTGGCGCGGATCGCGGTGCAGAGGTTGGTCTTGCCGCTGAGGCAGCTTTTGCACTGGCGGCATTCGGGGGTGTAGAGCGGGATCACATGGTCGCCGGGCTTGACGCTGGTGACGCCCGCGCCGACTTCGCGCACGACGCCCGCGCCCTCATGCCCCAGCACGCTCGGAAAGATGCCCTCGCTGTCGAAGCCGTCGAGCGTGTACGCGTCGGTGTGGCAGATTCCCGTCGCCATAATCTCGACCAGCACCTCGCCCGCCTTCGGGCCTTCGAGGTCGAGTTCGACGATTTCGAGCGGCTTCTTCGCTTCGAACGCAACGGCGGCGCGGGTCTTCATGGGGAGCACTCCTTGCGGATGGGGTTTGGCGAGAATTTGATTGTGCCCGCTGTACACCGATCCAAAGCGCGATAAAGGGGCCAATCGGCAATATATTATCCCAAAGGTGAGATAATGGGCGCATGGGAGGGCATCGACGAGATCGTCGCGATCGCCGACGCGGGCAGCTTCGTCGCCGCGGCGGCGCGGCTCGGCACCTCGACCTCGCACATCAGCCGCGCTGTGATCCGCCTCGAAAACCGCATCGGCGCGCAGATCTTCGTGCGCACGACGCGCCGCGTCGTCCCCACCCCCGCGGGCCGCACGCTGATCGAGCAATTCCGCAGCCTCATCGCCGCGCGCAACGACGCGCTGTCGGCGGTCAGCGACGACGGCGCGCCGCGCGGTGAGGTGCGGATGACCTGCTCGATCGCGATGGGCGAACGTTTCGTCGCGCAGATCGCGCGCGACTATGCCTTCGCCTTTCCCGACGTGACGGTGACGCTCGAACTCACCAACCGCGTCGTCGATTTGCTCGCGGAGGGGTTCGACCTCGCGATCCGCACCGGCACGC
The Sphingopyxis macrogoltabida genome window above contains:
- a CDS encoding quinone oxidoreductase family protein; protein product: MKAIEAFIESQGGPEVIDWREVTLGAPGPGQVLLRQTAVGLNYLDTYHRDGTYPVPLPSGLGVESAGEIVAVGEGVHGLRPGDRAATFGPERSAYASARIVGAASLFKLPATIDDETAAAALLKACTVEMLVERCAKVEAGWPVLVHAAAGGVGLILVQWLKAVGATVIGTVSTEAKAHAAREAGADHVLMYKSDDVAAHVREITDGQGVPVTFDGIGMATWDVSLKATARRGLIVSYGNAGGPVTGVNLGILAQHGSQFVTRPTLFDYYHLPGERAAGADRVFEMIGSGAVKVTIGQRYSLEDAARAHADLQAGRTTGSTLLIPEQP
- the fghA gene encoding S-formylglutathione hydrolase; the protein is MTIETLSTNRSHGGTQGVYKHKSTTTGTDMTFAVFVPDHEKGAKLPVLWYLSGLTCTHANVMEKGEYRAACAEHGIIFVAPDTSPRGEGVPDDPEAAWDFGLGAGFYVDATEEPWAANYRMRSYVEDELPSLVLREFAAADMTRQGITGHSMGGHGALTVALRTPDRFKSVSAFSPIVAPLQCPWGEKALGNYLGDDREAWRVYDACALIESGARVPDLLVDQGDADNFLAEQLKTELLVEACERAGQKVEIRMQPGYDHSYYFISTFLGEHVAWHAARLKA
- a CDS encoding prolyl-tRNA synthetase associated domain-containing protein — its product is MMRGEAGLRSDLQSLAIPFVELEHKPLFTVADSEELYGVMAGAHTKNLFLKDAGGAFWLVTVASDARVDLKALPAAIGSKRVSFGKAEDMERLLGIAPGSVTPMAAINAPPGSITVVLDATLALAGQVNVHPLRNTATLGLPGAAILDLLRHWGHDPLVAPIPMQEVP
- a CDS encoding VOC family protein → MYSHNMVGANDLEAAKKFYDATFQAIGGKPAIQDDKGRLIYMHNGGLFLVGTPIDGEPATVGNGCTIGFAMEGPEQAKAWHDAGVANGGTSIEDPPGIREGGFGQLYLAYLRDPSGNKLCALHRVV
- the purU gene encoding formyltetrahydrofolate deformylase, which codes for MTGPYVLTFSCVDAVGIVAAVTGLLAERDGFILDSQQYADLDSGRFFMRVEFRGAGERFPADFAGVQAAFAPVIARFAMDARLSDAAVKPRFVIAVSQGSHCLNDLLHRWSTGNLAIDIVGVVSNHEAQRRLSEWHGVPFHYLPVSDANRADQEAAILDIMARGGAEYLVLARYMQVLSQDLSSKLSGRCINIHHSFLPGFKGAKPYHRAQERGVKLIGATAHFVTSDLDEGPIIEQAVERVDHRDGVDELIRIGRDTEAQVLARAVRWVAEQRVLIDGRKTVVFR
- a CDS encoding S-(hydroxymethyl)glutathione dehydrogenase/class III alcohol dehydrogenase, with amino-acid sequence MKTRAAVAFEAKKPLEIVELDLEGPKAGEVLVEIMATGICHTDAYTLDGFDSEGIFPSVLGHEGAGVVREVGAGVTSVKPGDHVIPLYTPECRQCKSCLSGKTNLCTAIRATQGKGLMPDGTTRFSYNGQPIFHYMGCSTFSNFTVLPEIAVAKIREDAPFQSSCYIGCGVTTGVGAVINTAKVQVGDNVVVFGLGGIGLNVIQGARLAGADKIIGVDINPDREEWGRKFGMTDFLNSKGMSREDVVAMIVAMTDGGADYTFDATGNTEVMRIALEACHRGWGTSIIIGVAEAGKEIATRPFQLVTGRNWRGTAFGGAKGRTDVPKIVDMYMTGKIEIDPMITHVMGLEEINKGFDLMHAGESIRSVVVF